A genomic window from Methylorubrum extorquens includes:
- a CDS encoding GntR family transcriptional regulator: MEEGGAMDGMAEGRGLLSDQIRNALTDEIASGVLAAGIALDEQDLADRFGASRTPVREALRQLASSGLVEMRPRRGVVVTRMTPERIMEMFETTAEFEALCVRLATYRMTPLELSALMDLHEQSAEPVAAQDYDTYDALNRAFHEALYRATHNGFMAEQALAIRSRLAAFRRTQLRQGERILRSRAEHGEILQAIAEGDGDAAARRMRAHMLNAASALGRYVADHASE; this comes from the coding sequence ATGGAGGAGGGCGGCGCGATGGACGGCATGGCTGAGGGGCGCGGCCTCCTCTCCGACCAGATCCGCAACGCGCTGACGGATGAGATCGCCTCCGGTGTCCTCGCGGCGGGCATCGCGCTGGACGAACAGGATCTGGCCGACCGCTTCGGTGCCTCGCGCACCCCCGTCCGCGAGGCCCTGCGCCAACTCGCCTCCAGCGGTCTGGTCGAGATGCGCCCCCGGCGCGGCGTCGTCGTCACCCGCATGACGCCGGAGCGGATCATGGAGATGTTCGAGACGACCGCCGAGTTCGAGGCCCTGTGCGTCCGGCTCGCCACCTACCGGATGACGCCGCTCGAACTCAGCGCGCTGATGGACCTGCACGAGCAATCGGCCGAGCCGGTCGCGGCGCAGGACTACGACACCTACGATGCCCTCAACCGCGCTTTCCACGAGGCGCTGTACCGCGCGACCCATAACGGCTTCATGGCCGAGCAGGCGCTGGCGATCCGCTCGCGTCTGGCTGCCTTCCGCCGGACGCAGTTGCGCCAGGGCGAGCGCATCCTGCGTTCACGCGCCGAGCACGGGGAGATCCTTCAAGCCATTGCCGAAGGCGACGGCGACGCCGCAGCACGGCGGATGCGGGCGCACATGCTCAACGCGGCGAGCGCCCTCGGCCGCTATGTCGCCGACCATGCGAGCGAGTAA
- a CDS encoding SDR family oxidoreductase has protein sequence MGHKPLNEQVIVITGASSGIGLATARMAARRGARVVLAARSQDVLADIAAEFGTRATYVVADVGRREDVQAIADHAVATFGGFDTWVNVAGLTVYGPLRKITLEDHERLIQTNLWGTVHGSLIAAEHLRGRGGAIINVGSIASDLAFPFQGLYATSKHAVKGFTDTLRMELGAEGAPISVTLVKPASIDTPLPNRARNYMDREPTLPPPIYPPNEVANAILHAAVHPQRDIIVGGGGKLFVMGKEFAPGAFDELAPAIIALQKRAERPRNPKGALHAPQGAGRERGDPPVYVMRTSVYTRASLHPLATAGIAAGLAATAALVLGGQRARRRS, from the coding sequence ATGGGTCACAAGCCGCTGAACGAACAGGTCATCGTGATCACCGGCGCGTCCAGCGGCATCGGTCTCGCGACGGCGCGCATGGCCGCGCGGCGCGGGGCCCGCGTCGTGCTCGCCGCCCGCAGCCAGGATGTCCTGGCAGACATCGCCGCGGAATTCGGGACACGCGCCACCTACGTGGTCGCCGATGTCGGCCGGCGGGAGGATGTCCAGGCCATTGCCGACCACGCCGTCGCCACGTTCGGCGGCTTCGACACCTGGGTCAACGTAGCTGGCCTCACCGTCTACGGACCGCTTCGCAAGATCACGCTCGAGGACCACGAGCGGTTGATCCAAACCAACCTCTGGGGGACGGTGCACGGCTCATTGATCGCCGCCGAGCATCTGCGCGGCCGCGGTGGAGCCATCATCAATGTCGGGAGTATCGCCTCCGACCTCGCCTTCCCGTTCCAGGGCCTCTACGCCACGTCGAAACACGCGGTGAAAGGTTTCACCGACACGCTCCGCATGGAGCTGGGCGCGGAGGGCGCGCCGATCTCGGTGACGCTGGTGAAGCCCGCCTCCATCGACACGCCGCTGCCGAACCGGGCCCGCAACTACATGGATCGCGAGCCGACGCTGCCGCCGCCGATCTATCCGCCCAACGAGGTGGCCAACGCGATCCTGCACGCCGCGGTCCATCCGCAGCGAGACATCATCGTGGGCGGCGGCGGCAAGCTCTTCGTCATGGGCAAGGAGTTCGCGCCGGGCGCCTTTGACGAACTCGCGCCGGCCATCATCGCTCTGCAGAAGCGGGCGGAACGGCCGAGGAACCCGAAGGGCGCGCTGCACGCGCCGCAGGGGGCCGGCCGCGAGCGGGGCGACCCACCGGTCTACGTCATGCGCACCAGCGTCTACACCCGGGCGAGCCTGCATCCGCTCGCGACGGCCGGGATCGCCGCCGGCTTGGCAGCGACAGCAGCCCTGGTTCTGGGCGGGCAGCGCGCCCGGCGCCGATCCTGA
- a CDS encoding DUF2252 family protein — MPVNGAYGPEERASVLERQRTLKMAQSAHAYVRGNTLKFYEWLDGLTRGTLPEGPPVWICGDCHLGNLGPLADADGHVDIQIRDLDQTVIGNPTHDLVRLGLSLASAARGSDLPGVVTARMLEEMLLGYAAGLEQSETNRGPSEPDAVRSVRRRALGRHWKHLARERLKGVEPAIPLGRKFWKLDRQERNALDRLFQEDAVRHLVLTLNGRSEEADIRLVDAAYWMKGCSSLGFLRYAALVGITEPENKRRLALVDLKEAVEPAAPAAPGVEMPSDPAERVVAGARALSPNLGERMLPVRLLGKSAVMRELAPQDLKLDVDQFGREEAVRAAHYLAHVVGKAHGRQMGTETRAAWRSEITRGGSADEGAPSWLWSSVVELAGRHEVGYLQHCRRYAGQEAA, encoded by the coding sequence ATGCCCGTGAACGGAGCCTATGGTCCTGAGGAGCGTGCTTCGGTGCTTGAGCGGCAACGCACCCTCAAGATGGCCCAATCGGCCCACGCCTACGTCCGAGGCAATACCCTAAAGTTCTACGAGTGGCTCGATGGCCTCACCCGCGGCACCCTGCCGGAGGGACCGCCAGTCTGGATCTGCGGCGATTGCCATCTGGGAAATCTCGGGCCCCTGGCCGATGCCGACGGTCACGTCGACATCCAGATCCGCGATCTCGACCAGACCGTCATCGGCAACCCGACGCACGACCTGGTGCGCCTTGGGCTGTCGCTCGCCAGCGCGGCGCGCGGCTCCGACCTGCCCGGCGTCGTGACGGCACGGATGCTGGAGGAGATGCTTCTGGGCTACGCCGCAGGGCTGGAACAGAGCGAGACGAACCGGGGGCCGTCCGAGCCGGACGCGGTGCGCTCGGTCCGCCGCCGGGCCCTCGGCCGGCACTGGAAGCACCTCGCGCGCGAGCGCCTGAAGGGCGTGGAGCCGGCGATTCCGCTCGGGCGCAAGTTCTGGAAGCTCGACAGGCAGGAGCGTAACGCCCTCGATAGGCTGTTTCAGGAAGACGCAGTGCGCCACCTCGTGCTGACCCTGAACGGACGCAGCGAGGAGGCCGACATTCGCCTGGTCGACGCGGCCTACTGGATGAAGGGCTGCAGCTCGCTCGGCTTCCTGCGTTATGCCGCACTCGTCGGCATCACCGAGCCTGAGAACAAGCGCCGGCTCGCGCTCGTGGACCTGAAGGAGGCGGTCGAGCCTGCCGCACCAGCCGCTCCCGGCGTGGAAATGCCTTCCGATCCGGCCGAACGGGTGGTCGCCGGCGCGCGGGCACTGTCACCGAATCTGGGCGAACGCATGCTGCCGGTCCGGCTGCTCGGTAAGTCGGCCGTGATGCGCGAACTCGCGCCGCAGGACCTGAAGCTCGACGTCGATCAGTTCGGCCGCGAGGAGGCGGTCCGCGCGGCGCATTACCTCGCCCATGTCGTCGGGAAGGCGCATGGCCGCCAGATGGGCACCGAGACGCGCGCGGCTTGGCGGTCCGAGATCACGCGTGGTGGGAGCGCGGACGAGGGGGCGCCGTCCTGGCTCTGGTCCAGCGTGGTCGAACTCGCCGGCCGTCACGAGGTCGGCTACCTGCAGCATTGCCGCCGCTACGCCGGCCAGGAGGCGGCCTGA
- a CDS encoding ATPase domain-containing protein, with product MNEAMSTTGTRSGSEARISTGISGLDEVLCGGLTQDRLYLLEGTPGTGKTTLALQFLLEGVARKGRSLYVTLSETADELQAAATSHGWSLDGIELYELVSEMGLDPDSEQSILHPSEIELGETVREVMARVESLKPERVVFDSLSELRLLAQNPLRYRRQILALKQFFAKRACTVLMLDDRTSEAGDLQLHSIAHGVISLDQTPRQFGSERRRLRIVKMRGIKFRGGYHDFVVETGGVQVFPRLIAAEHRATFDMTAQSTGSDELDLLLGGGLVPGTNTLLLGPSGVGKTTTGLRCMLAALERGETATYYLFDEGLATMLARAVRLGMDLGPHLETGRLTILQIDPAELSPGEFASIVRQAVEERGSTFVAVDSLNAYLHAMPGEEHLILQMHELLSYLNQKGVTTLLVLGQHGVIGEVRTDIDLSYLSDCILLFRFFEANGEIRTALSVVKSRVNPHERAIRELRFSTDGLRVGEALSDFEGVLTGLPAYRGRVEMLKEPGESGDGA from the coding sequence ATGAACGAGGCGATGAGCACGACAGGCACTCGATCCGGTTCCGAGGCCAGGATCTCGACCGGCATATCGGGCTTGGACGAGGTTCTCTGTGGCGGCCTGACCCAGGATCGGCTCTACCTTCTGGAAGGTACGCCCGGCACCGGCAAGACGACGCTCGCGCTGCAATTCCTTCTCGAAGGCGTGGCCCGAAAGGGACGCAGCCTCTACGTGACGCTGTCGGAAACGGCAGACGAGCTGCAGGCCGCAGCCACGAGCCACGGCTGGTCGCTCGACGGCATCGAACTGTACGAACTCGTCAGCGAGATGGGCCTCGACCCCGACAGCGAGCAATCGATCCTACACCCGTCCGAGATCGAACTCGGCGAGACGGTCAGGGAGGTCATGGCACGGGTCGAGAGCCTCAAGCCCGAGCGCGTGGTCTTCGACAGCCTCTCGGAGTTGCGCCTGCTGGCACAGAACCCGTTGCGCTACCGGCGCCAGATCCTTGCGCTGAAGCAGTTCTTCGCCAAGCGGGCCTGCACCGTGCTGATGCTCGATGACCGGACTTCGGAGGCGGGCGACCTTCAGCTCCACAGTATCGCGCACGGGGTAATCTCCCTCGACCAGACCCCGCGCCAGTTCGGCTCCGAGCGGCGACGCCTGCGGATCGTCAAGATGCGCGGCATCAAGTTCCGGGGCGGCTACCACGACTTCGTGGTGGAGACCGGCGGCGTTCAAGTCTTTCCCCGGCTCATCGCTGCCGAGCACCGCGCGACCTTCGATATGACAGCGCAATCGACGGGATCGGACGAACTCGACCTGCTGCTTGGCGGCGGTCTCGTGCCCGGCACCAATACGCTCCTGCTCGGCCCCTCCGGCGTGGGCAAGACGACGACCGGATTGCGCTGCATGCTGGCTGCGCTGGAACGGGGTGAGACGGCAACGTACTACCTGTTCGATGAAGGGCTCGCGACGATGCTCGCCCGAGCCGTCAGGCTCGGCATGGACCTGGGGCCGCATCTCGAAACCGGCCGGCTGACCATCCTGCAGATCGACCCGGCGGAACTCTCTCCGGGAGAGTTCGCCTCGATCGTCCGACAGGCCGTCGAGGAGCGCGGCTCCACCTTCGTCGCCGTCGATAGCTTGAACGCCTACTTGCACGCGATGCCGGGTGAAGAGCACCTCATCCTGCAAATGCACGAACTTCTGAGTTACCTGAACCAGAAGGGTGTCACCACGCTCCTCGTGCTCGGGCAGCACGGTGTGATCGGCGAGGTTCGGACCGATATCGACCTGAGTTACTTAAGCGACTGCATCCTGTTGTTCCGGTTCTTCGAGGCGAACGGCGAGATCCGCACGGCGCTGTCGGTAGTCAAGAGTCGCGTCAATCCGCACGAGCGGGCGATTCGTGAGTTGAGGTTCTCGACCGACGGGCTTCGGGTCGGCGAGGCGCTAAGCGATTTTGAGGGCGTGCTCACCGGTCTGCCGGCCTATCGCGGGCGGGTCGAGATGCTGAAGGAGCCAGGTGAGTCCGGGGACGGCGCATGA